A window from Fibrobacterota bacterium encodes these proteins:
- the rlmN gene encoding 23S rRNA (adenine(2503)-C(2))-methyltransferase RlmN, with protein sequence MISPKAHLLGASVSDLEMLLKELGQPAFRARQLRDWMFGRFESDFGKMSNLPKALQEALGEKATCQVLQVKATQTSHDGTTKWVFETHDGHFFETVLIPTDDRRSICVSSQIGCAMGCTFCRTATMGFIRNLTLGEILEQAWFVSRHLKETEGQDARLSNAIFMGMGEPLLNLENVALACERLNAQDGFGIAKDKITISTSGVAPKILEWGKRAPDFKLAISLNGSNDQIRSQLMPINRRYNIETLLETADEYIRLTGQKLTFEYILIKDKTCTRDAARELKRIASHRHCKINLIPLNRGNPDMEAPDEGEIAEFERILAQGDFQVLRRRPRGPDIYAACGQLATEQKKVA encoded by the coding sequence GTGATATCGCCCAAAGCGCATCTCTTAGGCGCAAGCGTTTCCGATTTGGAGATGCTCTTAAAGGAACTCGGCCAGCCCGCGTTCCGGGCACGCCAGTTGCGTGATTGGATGTTCGGCCGGTTCGAGTCGGATTTCGGTAAAATGTCCAACCTCCCGAAGGCCCTGCAAGAGGCCCTTGGGGAGAAGGCCACCTGCCAGGTACTGCAAGTCAAAGCCACCCAGACCTCCCACGATGGGACCACGAAGTGGGTTTTCGAAACCCATGACGGACACTTCTTCGAAACCGTACTTATCCCCACCGACGATCGCCGGTCGATTTGCGTTTCCTCCCAAATCGGCTGCGCCATGGGATGCACCTTCTGCCGCACCGCCACCATGGGCTTCATCCGCAATCTCACCCTAGGGGAAATCCTGGAGCAGGCCTGGTTCGTGAGCCGGCATCTGAAAGAGACGGAAGGGCAGGACGCGCGCCTGAGCAATGCCATCTTCATGGGCATGGGCGAACCGCTGCTCAATCTCGAGAACGTGGCGCTGGCCTGCGAGCGGCTGAACGCGCAGGACGGCTTCGGCATCGCCAAGGACAAGATCACGATATCGACTTCGGGGGTGGCGCCCAAGATCCTGGAATGGGGAAAGCGCGCGCCCGATTTCAAGTTGGCCATCTCGCTGAACGGCAGCAACGATCAAATTCGTTCGCAGCTGATGCCCATCAACCGGCGCTACAACATCGAAACCTTGCTGGAGACGGCGGACGAATACATCCGCCTGACCGGGCAGAAGCTCACCTTCGAGTACATCCTCATCAAGGATAAGACCTGCACGCGGGATGCCGCCCGGGAGCTGAAGCGCATCGCCTCGCACCGGCATTGCAAGATCAACCTCATCCCGCTCAACCGTGGCAATCCCGATATGGAAGCCCCGGACGAGGGCGAGATCGCCGAATTCGAACGCATCCTTGCGCAGGGGGATTTCCAAGTCCTGCGCCGCCGCCCCCGTGGGCCCGATATCTATGCTGCGTGCGGCCAACTGGCCACTGAACAGAAAAAGGTAGCCTGA
- a CDS encoding methyltransferase domain-containing protein: MLTQNLPEYWEDLYKTKKDAWWDLGKVTPLLEEFFKHPSCPKTGRVLVPGAGRGYDAAAWAARGHETLAVDFSGTAYAALSALSEKQRKLSVLNIDLFELSPKSTEPFDIIYEYCCFNSIHPGRRDEYFEVWDKMLTPNGVVIAAFYPLIRSTALEGPPHPTSEGELMARLDGVFDLHEKVIPKQSVKERAGKEEIWLLKKAKH; the protein is encoded by the coding sequence ATGCTGACTCAAAATCTGCCGGAATACTGGGAAGACCTGTACAAGACCAAGAAAGATGCTTGGTGGGATCTCGGGAAGGTCACGCCTCTCCTGGAGGAATTCTTCAAGCACCCATCCTGCCCCAAGACCGGGCGCGTGCTGGTGCCAGGCGCCGGGCGCGGCTACGACGCCGCCGCATGGGCCGCCCGCGGCCACGAAACCCTGGCCGTCGATTTCTCCGGCACCGCCTACGCGGCGCTCTCCGCCCTGTCCGAGAAGCAACGCAAGCTTTCCGTGCTCAACATCGATCTCTTCGAGCTCTCCCCCAAGAGCACCGAACCCTTCGACATCATCTACGAGTACTGCTGCTTCAACTCCATCCACCCCGGCCGCCGCGACGAATACTTCGAAGTGTGGGACAAGATGCTCACGCCCAACGGCGTCGTCATCGCCGCCTTCTATCCGCTCATCCGGTCCACGGCGCTGGAAGGTCCGCCCCACCCCACCTCGGAAGGCGAGCTGATGGCCCGCCTCGACGGCGTATTCGATCTGCACGAGAAGGTCATCCCCAAGCAGAGCGTGAAGGAGCGCGCCGGCAAAGAGGAGATCTGGTTGCTGAAGAAAGCCAAGCACTAA